Below is a genomic region from Candidatus Baltobacteraceae bacterium.
AATCAATCCTCCCTGGACCGCACCGAGCAGCGCCGTCGCCAATTTCGCCGGATCGACGTCACGGCGTAATTCACCGCGATCGTGCATCGCGCGCAATCCGCTTCCAATTCCCTCTTCCCACCAGGCAAAAGCAAGCTCGAGGTCCAAGCGCGCGGTGGGTGCCGTTTCGGCGAGCTGCGATGCGAGCGTGCCCAGCGGACAACCGCCCTCGCAGTGCAATCCGCGCTGAATACGCACGAGCAGATCGCGCCATTGCCGTAACGCGGCGATGCTATCGAGATCGCCCAAGAAATCGGCCTGCGCGCCGAGAACCGCATCGGTCAAATACGCGATCACCGCGCGCACCAGGCTCATCTTGTCGCGAAAGTAGTGATACAACTGCGATGAGCTCACGCCCGCGGCCTCGCGCACGTCCTCCGTGCTCGTCCCGGCAACGCCGCGCTCCTGAATCAACGCCGCGGCTGCCGCCACGATCCGGTCGCG
It encodes:
- a CDS encoding TetR/AcrR family transcriptional regulator — protein: MLLSSGANGRKLTRKGQGTRDRIVAAAAALIQERGVAGTSTEDVREAAGVSSSQLYHYFRDKMSLVRAVIAYLTDAVLGAQADFLGDLDSIAALRQWRDLLVRIQRGLHCEGGCPLGTLASQLAETAPTARLDLELAFAWWEEGIGSGLRAMHDRGELRRDVDPAKLATALLGAVQGGLILTQVRRDTAPLEASVDTMLDYIESLTR